GGAATCGGCACGCCAACTGAATCAAAATCCACATCCCCATCACGATGGATACAGGAAATCCCGGAGATCTCGGTCTGGCCGTAAATCTGCTTCAGATTCACTCCCAAAGCATGGAAAAAACGGAAAGTGTCCGGCCCCAGGGCGGCGCCACCGGTGGAAGCACTGCGAATATTGCTGAAACCAAGCCGGTCCTTAAGCGCCCGGAAAACCAGCCAGTAGGCCAGCTTGTATTTGACCTTATCCATCAGCGTCGGGGTTTTCTTCTCAAATTTCAAATCAGCCCAATGGTAACCAATAGGCAGGCACTTGTTGAAAAAAAAGCGCTTCATCGGCGAGGCATCCATGATTCGGACCTGGACGCTGGCAGCCATATTCTCCCACACCCGGGGCGGGGAAAACATGACGTGGGGACCAATCTCACGAATATTTTCCTGGGCTGTCTCCGGTTTTTCAGGAAAATTCACCGTAAAACCGAAAAGCAGGGCACTGGAAATACCCATCATTTGTTCGCCGATCCAGGGCAGAGGCAGAAAAGAAACAAAATCGTCCGATTCATATTTCGGATCAACCTCGCCCAGATTTTTTGCCATGCTCAAAAGATTCTTATGGCTGAGCATGGAAAGTTTAGGGTTGCCGGTGGTTCCCGAGGTGGTACAGATAGAAGCCACATCGTCCTCTTTGATCGCCGCAACCTGCTCATCAAAATAACCGGGATGCTCCTGTTCGAATTTCCGCCCCATTTCCTCCACATCCGGGAAGAAAAGCAGCGAGGGATCGTCATAACTGTACATGCCCTTATCATCATGATAGATGACCTTCTCCACCGAGGGCAGGTCCTCGCGCATATCAAAGATCTTGTCCACCTGCTCCTGATCTTCCGCCACCACCAGCCTGGCCTTTGCCAGATCAATGATGTAGGAAACTTCCTTGAGGATGGAATCCTGATAGATGCCGATGGGAATCGCTCCCAGACACTGGGAGGCCAGCTCGGCATAAATCCATTCAGGCCGGTTGTCGCCGATAATGGCAACTTTATCATCTTTTTTGATTCCCAACGCCGCCAGCCCCAGGGCAAAGTACTTCACATGGTCAAAATACTCCTGCCAGGTAAAGCTCAGCCAGATGCCATAATCCTTTTCCCGCATGGCATGCCGGGAATGACCGTATTTTTTGGCGTTACGGATCAGTAATTTCGGAAGGGTTTTGTCCGTCATAATCTTTTACCTTACACCTTAAACCTTTATCCTTGAGCCTTGAACCTTTATCCTTTATCCTTTAGCCTTGAACCTTTAGCCTTTAGCCTTTAGCCTTTAGCCTTTTACCTCTTATACAAATCAACATCCTCATCACCCAGGTAAGCCTTTACCACCAGCGGATCCTGCTGCACTTCTTCGGGGGTTCCCGTAGCCAGCAGCTCACCAAAATCAAGGACGGACACCCGGTCGGAGATATCCATTACCACTCCCATATCATGTTCAATCAGGAAAACGGTTATCTTGCGCTCCTGGTTGATATCAAGGATAAAACGGGCCATATCCTCGGTTTCTTCCAGGTTCATCCCCGCCATCGGTTCATCAATAATCAGCAGGTCCGGTTCGAGGGCCAGGGCCCGGCCCAATTCCAGTCGCTTCTGCAAGCCGTAGGGCAACATGGCCACCTGGGTTTTCCGGATGTGCTCAATCTCCAGAAAATCAATAATTTCTTCGACCACTTTCCGGTGGGCCAGTTCTTCACGCTGGGCCTTGCCGAAAAAGAGACCGCCGCTGAGCAAGCCGGTTTTCATCAATATATGCCGGCCCAGCATCAGGTTATCGAGCACCGTCATTCCCTTGAAAAGCTCGATATTCTGAAAGGTTCGGGCGATTCCCAGGGCGGTTATTTTGTGAGGGGCCATAGTAGTTATGTCCTGCCCCTTGAAATAAATTTTTCCCCGCTGGGGATGATACAACCCACTGATGGAATTAAACAAACTGGATTTACCGGCACCATTGGGGCCGATAATCGAAAATATTTCCCCTTTTTGCACCTCAATACTGACCCCCAGCAGGGCGTTCACCCCGCCGAAGCTCAGGGATACATTATCGATTTTCAACAAAGGTTCATTCTGCGCAGTAGCCATTCTTTCCCTCTAACTGGTTTCCATCCTTAGATTCAGCATAAAACATTTTTATATCAACGAAGGCCCAAATATAACATATAATTTTCTTTGTCAACTAAAATCAGCTAACGTAAGCTGGCAAATGAGAAAAAAATAAAAATTATTTTTTGCCGACATCAGTCGGACACTGATCCTGGCAATAGATAGTTAAATGCCCATAACTATTGAATTATAACGGAAAAAATTAACCGCTCACTTTTTACCACCCAGCGACAATCAAACTCTCATCTTAGCGCTTTTGTTCCCTGAAAAAGGTTGACATTCTGAGCTCTTAGCGCTAAAGGAAACTGAAATTAAAGTGTAACATGGTTTTTTCATCATATAAAATTTTGCTGCTAGAGCGAGAACAGCAATGACTGAAGCCAAGAGCAAAAATGCCCCTCCCCTCAAAGCTTATCGCATCGGAGAGATGGGCAAGATGCTGGATATGAGCTCCCGGACCATCCGTTATTATGAGGAAATCGGCCTGCTCAATACGGTCAAAAGGATGGAGGGCGGCCGGCGCATCTATACGGATAACGATCTGCGTCGCCTGCGGTTTATCAAAAAACTCAAACTCCTGGGCCTGTCGCTGAATGACATGGCCGAACTGGAGCGGATATACTCCATTCACCGGTCCAACAAGAAGGTCCTGCCCCGGGTGGTGGAACTCCTCCATCGCCACAGCACCGAGATTGATACCCGGCTCAAGGAACTGAGCAAGCTGAAAAATGAAATCGAGTCCTACATCAACCGCATCGAAGAAAAACTGTGACCCCTCCTGACCAGCAAACCGCCGCGTCTCTGCAGAAATTCAACGAATTTTATGCTTTAGTACCGGCAGCGGAAATTTCCTCAAGAATTACCGCCCTGCAGAAAAGCCTGATTGAACCTGGCTTTGGCGGCTGTCTGCTGCTGCAGAATACCGATATTTTCTATTTTGCCGGGACGATGCAAAGTGGTGTCCTGTTTATCCCCGCCCGGGGGGAGCCGGTTTTCTGGATCCGTCGCAGCCTCGAGCGGGCCCGGACCGAATCCCCGCTGAACGATATCCGGCCTTTGGAGACGATTGACAAAACCTGCCGGGAAATCAAGGACCGGCTGCCGGCGGGAACATCCTTAGGCCTGGAACTTGACGTCCTGCCGACCCGGATATTTCAGCGCTATGTTAATGAGCTTGCTCAAATTCAACTGAGCGATATCAGCCCGCTCATCCGCAGCCTGCGGGCTTTGAAAAGCGACTATGAACTGGAATGCATCAAAAAAGCCTGCCGGATTGCCAGTGAAGTCTTTGCCGTCGCCAAAACCCTGATCAGGCCGGGGACCACCGAGATCGAGCTGCAGGCGGAGCTGGAATACCAGGCCAGAATCCGGGGACATCTGGGCATCGCCCGCATGCACGGCTGGAATAATGAACTTTTTTTCGGCCACGTGATTTCCGGCGCTGCCGCCGCCACTCGCGGCTATATGGACGCACCAACCAACGGCATCGGCCTCAGCCCGGCCTTTCCCCAGGGAGCAACCATTAACCCTCTGGAGCCGGGCATCCCGGTCAGCATTGACTTCATGATCAATCATAATGGCTACCTCAGTGACGCGACCCGGATGTTCTGTCTCGGAAAACCGGATAAAAAACTGGCCCGGGCCCACCAGGAGTTGCTGGAACTCAATCGCCGGCTGCTGGCGGCCATAAAACCGGGAGTGAAGGCTGAATCCATCTTTGAGACGGCCATGGACCTGGCAGATAAAATGGGCTACGGCGATAATTTTCTCGGTAGCGGCTGCGACCGGGTTTCTTTTGTCGGCCATGGGGTCGGCCTTGAAGTGGACGAATTCCCCTTTCTGGCCCGGGGCAGCCAGCAGATACTGGAACCGGGGATGGTCTTTGCCCTCGAACCAAAATTCATCTTCCCCGGCCTCGGGGTGGCCACCATTGAAAATACCTATCTTTTAACCGCTGACGGCGTTAAACAGCTGACCGGGGATGAGGAAAATATTATCAAGGTATAAGAGACCAGTATTTGAGCAATTTTTGAAGCTGCCTTGAAAAATCACTTGACGGGTAACGATTTTAAACGTATAGTTTTATCTGTATCGTAAAAAACTCACGAGTTTTTAAGGATGTCAATAAAAATGCCCGCATACATGGAACGTTATATCGCCCCCTTTGTGAAACAGGACATAAGCCGAAAAATGGTTTTTATCGGTGGTCCCAGGCAAAGCGGTAAAACAACTCTGGCTAAACACCTGATTGATTTTTCCCTCCACGAGCAGAAAGGCCGTTACCTGAACTGGGATGACGCGAAAGACCGGGAAAATATTTTAAGAGAGCGTTTCCCGGCAGGCCCTGGCTGCCTGGTCCTGGATGAAATACATAAATATAATCGTTGGCGCCAGGTTTTGAAAGGTCTTTTTGATAAACGAGGTTATGAGCTGCAGATTCTGGTGACCGGCAGCGCCAGGTTGGATTATTACCGTCGCGGTGGTGATTCACTCCAGGGTCGCTATTATTTTTACCGCCTGTTCCCCCTGACCCTTGCCGAGCTTCATAGTCCCACCCCCGATACCGTCATGGATCTTCTCAGTTACGGTGGTTTTCCGGAGCCCTACCTGCTGGCATCTGAAAAGGAGGCAAAGAGGTGGAGTCGTGATTACCGTACCCGGCTGATCAGGGAAGATCTGCGGGATCTGGAACGGGTCCAGGATATCAGCAGCATCGAAAAACTGGCTTTGCGTTTACCGGAACTTGTGGGCTCTCCACTATCTCTTAACGGGTTGCGCGAGGATCTGCAGGTATCCCACCAGTCGGTCTCCCGCTGGTTGACCATGCTGGAAAATCTTTATATGCTGTTTCGCATCCCCCCCTTCGGGGCTCCCAAAATCAGGGCGGTAAAAAAAGAAGCCAAGCATTATCATTGGGATTGGACCCTGGTGAAAGCGGGGGGGAAACGGTTTGAAAACCTGGTGGCCTGTCACCTGATGAAGTGGTGTTGTTTTCTTCAGGATACTGAAGGCAGGGAGATGGAACTGCGTTTTTTCAGGGATATTGACAAAAGAGAGGTGGACTTTGTGTTGATGGAAGACAATCGGCCCATCCATTTCATCGAGTGTAAAACAGCCGATAAAAGTGGGAGTCGAGCCCTCAAATATCTCAAAAAGAGATTTCCGCGGGTAAGTGCTACCCAGGTTTTATTAACGGGTGAAGCAGACATTGTAGATAAAAATGGAATCAGAAGCTGTCCGGCCCATCTTTTTCTCAATGAGTTTGTCTGAAGAAAGACGTGGGTTGAAACCTGAGCACCATTTCCTTTCCAGGCATAAGGCGCTAATTCTCTTCCCTGACGGATAGTTATGTATACTGTCCCCAGAACTCCTAAATCGGAAGCAGAATTCTTCCGGAGAAGAGGTTGTGAAGAAAATCAGTTCCCTGCGCATCGGCTTTTCATATTCCACTTGATTTTCGCGAAATTCCTGTGCCAGGGGATAACCTTTTGATGGCCAAGGTCAATTTCTTTTTCTCCACCATAGATACAGATGCCGTCGTTTTTACCCTGGAGTTTGTTGAGCCAGTTTATATTCTTGAAACAGTCCCTGCTGAACGTCATACTGCTCTTTATCTCTATGAGATCAAGATCTATTCCATTGTCGATTACCAGGTCCACCTCATGGCCGTGCTGGTCACGCCAGAAATAAAGCGGCGCCTCTCTGCCCTGATTGGTGAAACTTTTGAGATATTCGGAAATAATCCAGTTTTCGAAGATTGCGCCTCTTAACGGATGTATCTTGAGTTGATCAACCTGGTTTATCCTGAGCAAATAGCATAGAAGCCCGGTATCGTAAAAATATATCTTGGGGGCCTTGGTTATCCGTTTGCTGAAGTTTTTAAAATGGGGTTGCAGAATAAAACAGATATAGCTTGTCTCAAGGGCGCTCAACCACTTTTGCACAGTGGGGTGGGTTATTCCGGCATCGCCGGCAAGCGAGCTGTAATTTACAAGTTGTCCGGTTCTCCCGGCTGTAAGCCTTAAAAAATTGTCGAAAGACCTGAGGTTTTCTATATTGATTATGTTTCTAATATCCTTTTCAACATAAGTAGCCAGATAATCGCCAAGCCATTCCGTCGGATCGAGTTGTTCATGGAATATCCTTGGATAGCTGCCGTAAAAGAGGGTGTTGTCGATATCGTTGAACCTGACCTCGGCGGGAAACTCGTTTCGGGCGAATGGCAGTATCTCGATTATGCGGGTCCTGCCGGCAAGACTTTGAGATATCTTTTCTGATATTTTCAGGTTGTTGGAGCCGGTAAGGACAAACCGGCGTTTGTCTTCCCCGTCGTCTATGATCTCCTGCAAGTAGGAAACGATTTCCGGCACTTTTTGAATCTCGTCGAGAATTGCCGACGACGTTATGCCGCCAAGGAAATGTCGCGGGTCGTAGAGGGCCGCGTCCCGAATATCGGGATTTTCAAAGTTATAGTAAGCAAAACCTTTGAAAAATTTTCTGGCCAGGGTGGTCTTTCCCGACTGACGCGGACCGATCAGGGTAATACATCTGTACTTCGTGGAGATTGATGACAGGTACTTTTCAACATTGCGTTTATACATGGCACGTAATCCCAATTTTTCGAGGAAAATTTCTGTCGCGGGGGTTGAATGCATGGTTTTTATGGACTATAAAGGATAAACAAAACATTGTCAATTGTAAATTGGCAATCAAATCTACAATAATTTTCTGGTAGAACTGGGGCGTCATGGCCATAACCAAACATATCTGAATATATCATCGTCAATATTATTTCATCGCCATGAAGGATTGAAGGACATGAAGTTCAGCTAGAGATTCTTCAAGCTCTTCATGCTTCATGGTAAAAAAATATTTTGATCCATATAAAAAACATAAAGATAACATTAGATTTTTCTAAAAAAGTGGTTGACAAAACAAATTCAAGCTGTTATCAGCCAAAATACTGTTATATTGCCTGTCGTTATAATTGTCTTCATATGGAGATGAATTATTATTTAAAGCTTTGACAGGCAATAACCGAGAGAGTTATTCAACAAGTTAAATTTATAAATGAAGGGAGGTGGGAAGAGAGGAGCAGTACCTTGCCAGCCTTTAAGGAGGGGGTGGTGAGAAAATTATTTCACCTTGAAATGATTTGTCAGTAACTATTTTACATTAATGAATAAGCAAAAGGAGTAAACTTATGAAAAAAAGCATGATGGCACTACTGATTTGCGTGGTGTTTATTTTTGCCACCGCCGCGGCATCCTTTGCCGCCATGGGTGAAGGCTCGGTCAGCACCAGCAAAGGCGTTGACATTACCCTGTTCGGCAGCAACCGGATAATTCCCTCTTACTATCGGAATTTCGACTTTGATGATGACTCCAAAGACGCCGCGATCCTTACCGAGGGTGGCTTCGGCGCCGGCTTCTTCGTCCGCAATGAATTTCGCATGGGCTGGAAGGGCGTCGGCCAGGACGGCAAATGGGGCTTCAAATTCATCCTTGAAGACGATATCCATATGTCCAAGGCCAACACCGACCGCAATACGTA
This genomic window from Pseudomonadota bacterium contains:
- a CDS encoding long-chain fatty acid--CoA ligase, with protein sequence MTDKTLPKLLIRNAKKYGHSRHAMREKDYGIWLSFTWQEYFDHVKYFALGLAALGIKKDDKVAIIGDNRPEWIYAELASQCLGAIPIGIYQDSILKEVSYIIDLAKARLVVAEDQEQVDKIFDMREDLPSVEKVIYHDDKGMYSYDDPSLLFFPDVEEMGRKFEQEHPGYFDEQVAAIKEDDVASICTTSGTTGNPKLSMLSHKNLLSMAKNLGEVDPKYESDDFVSFLPLPWIGEQMMGISSALLFGFTVNFPEKPETAQENIREIGPHVMFSPPRVWENMAASVQVRIMDASPMKRFFFNKCLPIGYHWADLKFEKKTPTLMDKVKYKLAYWLVFRALKDRLGFSNIRSASTGGAALGPDTFRFFHALGVNLKQIYGQTEISGISCIHRDGDVDFDSVGVPIPETEIKITEEGEIISRSPSLFLGYYENKEATEETIVDGWLHSGDAGYFSDKGHLVVIDRVKDVMTLRDGTKFSPQFIENKLKFSPYIKEAVAIGHERDYIIAMICIDFPIVGKWAENNRLAYTTYTDLASQDPVYEMIEKEVVKVNKSLPESAHIEKFVLLYKELDADDDELTRTRKVRRRFVDQKYSEIIEGMYEGNKIIPIETPIKYQDGTVKILKIKLKVKEFSGGGGK
- a CDS encoding ABC transporter ATP-binding protein, with the translated sequence MATAQNEPLLKIDNVSLSFGGVNALLGVSIEVQKGEIFSIIGPNGAGKSSLFNSISGLYHPQRGKIYFKGQDITTMAPHKITALGIARTFQNIELFKGMTVLDNLMLGRHILMKTGLLSGGLFFGKAQREELAHRKVVEEIIDFLEIEHIRKTQVAMLPYGLQKRLELGRALALEPDLLIIDEPMAGMNLEETEDMARFILDINQERKITVFLIEHDMGVVMDISDRVSVLDFGELLATGTPEEVQQDPLVVKAYLGDEDVDLYKR
- a CDS encoding MerR family transcriptional regulator; its protein translation is MTEAKSKNAPPLKAYRIGEMGKMLDMSSRTIRYYEEIGLLNTVKRMEGGRRIYTDNDLRRLRFIKKLKLLGLSLNDMAELERIYSIHRSNKKVLPRVVELLHRHSTEIDTRLKELSKLKNEIESYINRIEEKL
- a CDS encoding Xaa-Pro peptidase family protein — translated: MTPPDQQTAASLQKFNEFYALVPAAEISSRITALQKSLIEPGFGGCLLLQNTDIFYFAGTMQSGVLFIPARGEPVFWIRRSLERARTESPLNDIRPLETIDKTCREIKDRLPAGTSLGLELDVLPTRIFQRYVNELAQIQLSDISPLIRSLRALKSDYELECIKKACRIASEVFAVAKTLIRPGTTEIELQAELEYQARIRGHLGIARMHGWNNELFFGHVISGAAAATRGYMDAPTNGIGLSPAFPQGATINPLEPGIPVSIDFMINHNGYLSDATRMFCLGKPDKKLARAHQELLELNRRLLAAIKPGVKAESIFETAMDLADKMGYGDNFLGSGCDRVSFVGHGVGLEVDEFPFLARGSQQILEPGMVFALEPKFIFPGLGVATIENTYLLTADGVKQLTGDEENIIKV
- a CDS encoding ATP-binding protein — its product is MPAYMERYIAPFVKQDISRKMVFIGGPRQSGKTTLAKHLIDFSLHEQKGRYLNWDDAKDRENILRERFPAGPGCLVLDEIHKYNRWRQVLKGLFDKRGYELQILVTGSARLDYYRRGGDSLQGRYYFYRLFPLTLAELHSPTPDTVMDLLSYGGFPEPYLLASEKEAKRWSRDYRTRLIREDLRDLERVQDISSIEKLALRLPELVGSPLSLNGLREDLQVSHQSVSRWLTMLENLYMLFRIPPFGAPKIRAVKKEAKHYHWDWTLVKAGGKRFENLVACHLMKWCCFLQDTEGREMELRFFRDIDKREVDFVLMEDNRPIHFIECKTADKSGSRALKYLKKRFPRVSATQVLLTGEADIVDKNGIRSCPAHLFLNEFV
- a CDS encoding ATP-binding protein, yielding MYKRNVEKYLSSISTKYRCITLIGPRQSGKTTLARKFFKGFAYYNFENPDIRDAALYDPRHFLGGITSSAILDEIQKVPEIVSYLQEIIDDGEDKRRFVLTGSNNLKISEKISQSLAGRTRIIEILPFARNEFPAEVRFNDIDNTLFYGSYPRIFHEQLDPTEWLGDYLATYVEKDIRNIINIENLRSFDNFLRLTAGRTGQLVNYSSLAGDAGITHPTVQKWLSALETSYICFILQPHFKNFSKRITKAPKIYFYDTGLLCYLLRINQVDQLKIHPLRGAIFENWIISEYLKSFTNQGREAPLYFWRDQHGHEVDLVIDNGIDLDLIEIKSSMTFSRDCFKNINWLNKLQGKNDGICIYGGEKEIDLGHQKVIPWHRNFAKIKWNMKSRCAGN